A genomic segment from Kyrpidia tusciae DSM 2912 encodes:
- a CDS encoding response regulator: MGCRTFIVDDNRRARQAVRAILGGDSFFEVVGEAENAREALERIPGLRPDLVLMDIRMPETDGIALTRVLKDRLPEIKIVILTVSHDPADLLRAVRVGAQGYLVKSLDPSDWISYLRAVADGASPIAEEVAARLVTTLAAPAQGSAAEVAKRLTPREREILGLIARGRSNREIAQALTISENTVKNHLKNIMAKLDVKNRAQLAALAVRGPAPPEA, from the coding sequence ATGGGATGCCGAACGTTCATCGTGGACGATAACCGGCGGGCCCGGCAGGCGGTGCGGGCCATTCTCGGAGGGGACTCGTTCTTCGAAGTCGTCGGAGAGGCGGAAAACGCCCGGGAGGCCTTGGAGCGGATTCCCGGGCTGCGCCCGGATCTGGTTCTGATGGATATTCGGATGCCGGAAACGGACGGCATCGCCCTGACCCGGGTGCTCAAAGACCGGCTGCCCGAAATCAAGATCGTCATCTTGACCGTGTCCCACGATCCGGCTGACCTCCTGCGGGCGGTGCGGGTGGGGGCCCAGGGGTATCTGGTCAAGAGCCTGGATCCCTCGGATTGGATCAGTTACCTGCGGGCCGTGGCGGACGGCGCTTCTCCCATCGCCGAAGAGGTGGCGGCCCGCCTGGTGACCACCCTCGCCGCCCCGGCACAGGGGTCTGCTGCAGAGGTGGCCAAACGGCTCACTCCCCGGGAACGGGAGATCCTCGGGTTGATCGCCCGGGGCAGGTCCAACCGGGAGATTGCCCAGGCCCTCACGATTAGTGAGAACACGGTCAAAAACCACTTGAAAAACATCATGGCCAAGCTCGATGTCAAAAATCGCGCCCAGCTGGCGGCCTTGGCGGTTCGGGGGCCCGCACCTCCCGAGGCGTAA